ATAATTGAATCtagattttcaaatttaaaaagtaaagaaACTAAATTCCTAAATATAAAAGTAAGGAGACTAAATTTTTAATGTAGGAAGTatacaaaaacttaaaaatattttaacttttaaatttttactctataatttaatataaacaaataaataaccaAAAGCAAAGCATTGTCCTGATCATTTTATCTAGTATTCTAATTTTATTCcttaaattaaaaatatctaGTTTATACCATAACAATTAACaactaattaaaaattatatatattttacttcCACTCAATTCTAAATATGGCAATTTTAACCTTCAAACGAAATATACCCAATTACCCAAGCCAAATTCAACAAAACTCcatcttttatcaatttgatgtttattttgtttagttaaatttgattcttgaatttttttaaaaaaaaaaaatattaaatttgactATCACCGTTTTTAAAAAGAGTTTAACTATTATTTTTTAAcgaatatattaattaaaatgttaattttttaaatatagtaACCCAAATGGGTTACCACATATACTTCatgctattttttttatttttaaactttttttaattttaatttcttagaatttttaaagattttataattttaaaattatttcttgATGTGAGACATAAGATAAATAATGTCATGTCAGCATGAATGCCATgccaatataattaaaaattaatattttaattagcatttatatttaaaataaaaaaggatttGACTCTTTTATAACCAAATTtaactaaaacataaaaaaacaattgaaaaatgTAAATATCAAAGATGCCAAACCGAATTCAACAATATAACATGAATCATATTTTGATTTTCTAGATTTTTTCTTAGTTGatatgtttgataaattgaaattttaaatactgAAAATTGAAGGACTGAATTTTTACTACTAAATTTGATGAGTgttgaatttatattaaaaattgttTGGTTAATTAGTCAATATAAGTACTGaatataattttattgtttgaaaaaataaatattaattttaaaaattatttaattttaaattttaatattattaatataatattttatactattttagaTAGTTTTGGATAAAAGATACTTATACtaatttgaatatttaaatttttaataaaataaaatctacaTTAAATGATAAGTAGCTACATACCTACTTATCTTATTCAACatcttttggtaaatttttatattaaataaaaattaaaataatttaaaacacatttaaaatataaaatattgaaaattttaattttaaatgtttaCTCAACAAACCATTAACTTTGGACTAATATATCCAAAATTGGATTTATTTCTTAAGTGAAACCttgtaatatataaataaataaataaaaaacaaagtaATTGAAAGTGTTGTATTGGTATGGTAACTAGAATTGGATTTTGTAGGATCGAAAAGAAGGTTTGCATAATGTAAACATAAAATTTGTGGAGATATAAAGCTATAAACAAATTGCCATTACTTTTAAGGATTAACTCTAATTGAAATGATTAGTGTATGAAACTACTTATAACTTTTCTCCCCTTTTCTGTCAAATACCCAATCACCCAAGTATCTGAAGAAATTGAGCTATATTAGGCTTAAAAGCTTCCACTTTGTGTAGTTTTTAGTGTCCAGAAATAACCATTTTTTTCCTTTGAGATTTCACAGGACTGCATTCCATGGCTAAAGCTTGGTCCTTGTTACTTCTTCTTATCATTCTTGTCTTTGGTGCATTTGTTGAAGGCAGCCATGGAAGCAAACTCTCTCAAAATTACTACAAATCCACTTGTCCCCAAGTATTGTCCATTGTCAAAGCTAAAACCGAATCCACTTTAAAGAAGAAACCAAGGATGGGGGCTTCTTTGCTGCGGTTGCATTTCCATGACTGCTTTGTTAATGTGAGCATTGTTTCataaacttgtattttttttttttttttatgtcttAGCTCCAATCTTCTGGCTGTTTGGTTTATGAAAATACCTGCAGGGTTGTGACGGTTCGATATTGTTGGACGATAACTCGACTTTTATTGGTGAGAAAACTGCACTTGCTAACAATAACTCGGCTAGGGGATTCGAACTTGTCGACGACATTAAAGCTGAAGTGGAGAAAACTTGCCCTGGAGTAGTTTCCTGTGCCGATATTCTTGCCATTGCAGCTCGTGACTCGACTGTCGTAGTAAGTCTGCATTTAAGTAGCAGCTGCAACGCGATGTTATGGTCGTTATTTGACGGTTTTGTTTTCTTTAACGTTGATGTTTATTGTAATTGACCGCAATGTGACTGTGAAAATGTCGGACCACCGCAATTAATGGCCTTTTTATCATTTGCAGCTAGGGGGTCCGTCATGGAAAGTTAAATCGGGGAGGAGGGATTCTATCACTGCTAGCAGGGCTGATGCAAACAAGTTCATTCCTGCACCCAGTTTCACCTTAAGTGCTCTCAAATCAAACTTCCATGCTAAAGGACTCTCATTGAAAGATTTGGTGGCACTTTCAGGTAATTAGACTCTTAACTAGGCAAATTCTACATTGTTTCGAGTTATGTTACTCTGATTCGGGTATATCCAATTTTTATAAGCTTTTTCATGTGTTCCCATATCTAAAAATGTGTCAATAAAGGTGTTTGATATGAGTACTTTAAGAATGAAGAAGAGTCCAAGTAAAATAGAGAAAGCACCGGAAGGCTTATacttttgttttgattaactACTGGTTTCATTTTGGAATGGTATGTAGGTGCACACACTATTGGCCTGGCAAGGTGCACAACATTTCGAGCACACATCTACAATGACTCCAACATTGATCCCTCATTTGCTAAGTCCCTGCAACACAAATGCCCCAGAAACGGAAAAGATAACATTCATCGACGCCTTGACTTACGGACACCGATTACTTTCGATAATTTCTACTTTCGAAACTTGTTGAAAAAGAAGGGTCTCCTCCGGTCCGATCAAGAGCTCTTTAACGACAAATCAGCCGACTCTCTGGTTAAAAAGTATGCCGCAGATTCTTCAAAGTTTTTCAAACAGTTCACCAAATCTATGATCAAGATGAGCAACATCAAGCCTCTCACAGGAAATTCTGGGCAAATTAGGATCAATTGCAGAAAAGTAAACTGAAAAAACATGGTGTTTGTGAAAGGATTATAGCTACTATTTTCGTTACAATTATCTTGCTTATTTCAGAACTTCAACAATAGCTGCTGTAGAACATCTGGTAAACTTATCAGAAACAGTGAAAACTTACTTTTACTTTCATGATTTGCTTAAAGATGCCTTCAATTCGAGTTGTTTGTAACATTGTTTATATCTGCAATCGTGATAGATGAGACGGGTCTTTAAGTTTATTATTGTTTATCAGTGTAAAATAAAACTTACTCAAAGGCAGCATTGGAGGCTAAAGGAACCTTAAGCTTTCAATAGAAGAtcttgaaaataaagaaaaaaacatCACAACAAACAAACGTACGTCAATCAACAGAAGGAACTTGGCAACCTACGTTACCTTATTTATACCTTCCACGTTTTTCCAAATCCTTATGTGAGAATTAACCCAAATCTTTACGCATTTACACACTATAAAAAGGGCCTCATTTTATTTCCAATATGATTGGCAACAAATTTGCATTAACCAACATGGCTTTGTTTCGTTCACTgttactaattatttttattgttgcTGTTTCTTCATGTCAAACCAATGCCCAACTCTCTCCTAATTACTATTCATCCACTTGCCCGCAAGCTTTATCTATAGTGAAGGCCGAAGTTGCCGCTGCTATAAAGAACGAAACTCGCATCGGAGCTTCGCTGCTGAGATTACATTTCCACGACTGCTTCGTTAACGTGAgtactcttcatttttcttgaaatacCTGTGTTTGACAATCCTACACTGAGCCTTCATGGTGAGCAGGGTTGTGATGGGTCGGTACTTTTGGACGATAACTCGACGTTTATAGGTGAGAAAACCGCGGTTCCGAACAATAACTCGGCGAGAGGGTTCAACGTCGTCGACAACATCAAAGCTCGGCTGGAGAAAGCGTGTCCTGGAGTTGTATCCTGCGCTGATATTCTCGCCATTGCTGCTCGTGATTCGGTTGTTCGGGTAAGTACACTTGGTACCTTATTGCAGTCAATAATGTTATGAATTGATCATTTTCGTGGTGTATGCAGTTAGGGGGTCCGTCATGGAAAGTAAGGTTGGGAAGAAGGGATTCGACAAGCGCTAGCAGAAGTGCCGCAAATACCTCTATTCCACCGCCCACCTCTAATCTAAGCGCTCTTATTTCAAGCTTCTCAGCTCAAGGCCTCTCAATAAAAAACCTTGTAGCACTTTCTGGTAATCCAAATGTCATTTTCGGATAACTACATTTTAGCATAGACacatcatgtttcattttcggATTCGCAGGTTCACACACCATTGGCCTCGCCCGCTGCACATCATTTCGGTCACACATTTACAACGACTCCAATATAGACCCCTCCTTTGCCAACTCGTTGCGACGGATTTGCCCGAGAAGCGGCAACGATAGTGTGCTCGCCCCTCTCGACCGTCAAACACCAACTTGTTTTGATAACTTATACTACAAGAATTTGTTGGATAAGAAGGGTTTGCTTCATTCAGATCAAGAGATCTTCAACGGAAGTTCTTTAACTGATGGTTTGGTTAAAAAGTATGCAGCCGATACTTCATTATTGTTCAAGGAATTTGCCAAGTCTATGATCAAGATGGGAAACATTAAACCTCTCACAGGAAATGCTGGGGAAATCAGAATCAACTGCCGGAAAGCAAATTGAAACATGTTTCCATACTTGcaagaaattttatttaaaaaaaaaaaaaaagttatctgTCTGTTGTTTGAAGTGAGTGATTGAGATgttcatataatttaaatttgtactatccttttcttttttttttttttttctctccttcttttaataaaatgtttatgCAATAAAAGAGCACTTGTACCTGTAAGATTTtcgatttcaaataaaaaaataattagagttTTTTAATTGGAGTTTATAGCTCAAGTTATcgaacaagttaaatttgaatatttcaATAATTGACTTAAATAGTTAACGAATCTAACTGAAGTTTATTTTAGAAGTATTAGAAACCTCAATTCAATCTTGACTTGAAAATCAAATAAAAGTAATTGAGTTCAAAGTTAAATATGAAAATCAAACTTATATTTTATCAAGCAAATGAAATTTAATTGAACTAAATCAAAAGAAATTCAAACAGTTCAATTTTTATATCTAACCaacttcaaattttaaaattagaactTACACCAAATATTTAAGTTTCAAACTTCTTATAACTTCACCTTTAACTCAGGCACAACCCCAATtaaaaatcaacccaaaatcttTCTATATATTAGCTTAAAATGAGTGTAAGAAGCATACTGATTTTTCTAAAGCTCAGGTTAACCCATCTTTGAAACAATTGAGCGAATTGAATGTTAGAGTTTCTctatcaaaaaagaaaaaagaaggatTAACTTTTACAGGATCCAATTGAATAGGAAGATTAGATGAGCAAAATAAGTTTACTTTGGAAACCGATGAAGAAAGcagaaatataataaaataaagtaatgtTTTGCTTAAAATGAGCTCCAGTAACAATCCTTGGGTCCTTTACCACTTTTATTATAATAGAAAGAAAGGTATAACCCTGAGCTTATTTAGCCTCAGTATAGGGTAAAATGTTTCTTTCAGTAGGCTCCACCACTCATATCCA
The Gossypium arboreum isolate Shixiya-1 chromosome 10, ASM2569848v2, whole genome shotgun sequence genome window above contains:
- the LOC108488438 gene encoding peroxidase P7-like gives rise to the protein MAKAWSLLLLLIILVFGAFVEGSHGSKLSQNYYKSTCPQVLSIVKAKTESTLKKKPRMGASLLRLHFHDCFVNGCDGSILLDDNSTFIGEKTALANNNSARGFELVDDIKAEVEKTCPGVVSCADILAIAARDSTVVLGGPSWKVKSGRRDSITASRADANKFIPAPSFTLSALKSNFHAKGLSLKDLVALSGAHTIGLARCTTFRAHIYNDSNIDPSFAKSLQHKCPRNGKDNIHRRLDLRTPITFDNFYFRNLLKKKGLLRSDQELFNDKSADSLVKKYAADSSKFFKQFTKSMIKMSNIKPLTGNSGQIRINCRKVN
- the LOC108487179 gene encoding peroxidase P7-like; translated protein: MIGNKFALTNMALFRSLLLIIFIVAVSSCQTNAQLSPNYYSSTCPQALSIVKAEVAAAIKNETRIGASLLRLHFHDCFVNGCDGSVLLDDNSTFIGEKTAVPNNNSARGFNVVDNIKARLEKACPGVVSCADILAIAARDSVVRLGGPSWKVRLGRRDSTSASRSAANTSIPPPTSNLSALISSFSAQGLSIKNLVALSGSHTIGLARCTSFRSHIYNDSNIDPSFANSLRRICPRSGNDSVLAPLDRQTPTCFDNLYYKNLLDKKGLLHSDQEIFNGSSLTDGLVKKYAADTSLLFKEFAKSMIKMGNIKPLTGNAGEIRINCRKAN